TATGTagtttctccccatttctcttgGCCTTCTTGAAACTTCTGTGCAGTTGTCAGATGTGCTGCCTGAAGGGAAATTGTAAGACTGTGTTTTGGAAAATACTAGAAAAACATGATACTTACAGTCTGGTCTGTAACCTGGACTCTGACATGTCCTTTTGACGAGCAGGCTgtaaggcagagcagagaagattggtttttaaaatatgtctaaGCTGTAGACTTCCCTTCTGCCACACCTCCCCATAAGCTTCTAAAATCATGCAATTAAATCAAGACAGTGAGattatttcacagaaagaagTGGTGTTCAGCCTTGTCGTGGAGGGAGAAGCAAAGGCTCTGATCTAGGTTCATTCTTTATGTCCAAGTGGCTCTGGTTTGTATTCAGTTCCCTCCAATCCTGTGTCTCAGGTCATTGCCCTTCCACGTAGCAATGCCTCAGGACACTGGAATAGCACAGAAGGGGGAAGCATGTCCAAGTGGCTGGGAATGATTTtagtggggagggagggagaaaaggacatttcttctgcaaaatcTTATCTATTCTTGGTTTGCCTGTGCACTTGAGAAGAAACTGAGAACCTCCTGGACAGTCCCTAGAAGGCCTGTCTGAATAACTGGTGCATAAAGCAACTGTTCTTATAAAGCATTGTGATTACTTGACAGACATAGGGATAGtccacaaaatttcattttagagaCCTACTAAAAGCAGATCTAGAATGCTGCTTGAAGTCATCTTCCAAGTGCTGACAGACTCTCAGATTCTGGAAACTTCTAGAGTTGAGGATAGTAAGGGATATTCTGAGTGTTGTCATTCCAGCATTGAGGCAACTGAGGCAACGTTAGAAAACTTATGGAAAGACATCAATTTCCTTCAGACATAAAGTAAGAAACAGGGAATCCATCAGACTTCATGGACTGCACAGAAAGAGCCATAAAacctttctttattaatttgaGCAGTGAGGATGGTAGTGCACAGGTAAATTTCCCAGTTCAAGAAACACTTcattttccagcagctgggtaAGGATTGCTTCCtgcatttgctttcttcccCCCAAACTTCAAGCCAAACAAGCACTTGTCAGCATACAATGACTATTCACCCAAATGATTTGAATGTGTTAGTTAGCAGCTGTATCCTTGTACCTTACAACTTTCACCATCCTTGGtttcttgtcttttatttttgaaagcagtGCTTTCATTGTTCTACCAGTCTCAATAATGTCCtgaaagtgataaaaaaaataaattatccttcaagtttgaaaggaaaatcagaCTGTCAGTGGATTAAATTAGAGCATACCAACCTGGCAGCCCAGTAActtcattaattattattttatatgtaatatgtattcatttgaaaagaagggagaaaagaatcTGTGTCATTCCACCCCTCCTTCAGTCATTACTTACCTCTACTACTAACACATTCTGGAAGAGATTACatagggaaagaagggaaagaaaaaaaaatacttaaatggCAATTTTCAGCAAACCATACAGCCAAGAAAAGCACACTAAAACCCTCAGTTACAAGGAAATTGCCTTGATTTTCAAAGGAGATTGTCACTTGAACTACTGACTGACTTTGATGCTTACTGAAGAGTCTTTTTGTAAGTATTTATGAAAGCTTAAAATATGGTGATAAAGGCACCTGTGTCAGGTCTGTATCTTGCTCTGTGTACAGCACTGTATTCTAGAGGCACTGAATGAATCAGTTGAGTGTGGTTCATTTCTGGGGGTTctggaataaaatggggaatgGGACCTTTGGGAGCACTCATTGCTGATCACTTCAAGTTTCCACTGAGATCAGTGGGAATTATTCACTGTTTCAAAGCCCAGCATTTTAAATCAGTGTTAAGAGGCTGGAAGTATGCAGTATCAAAATCTTTAATAAAgatggatttcctggaaaataCACAGGAAcagttgttttcctttaaaagctgAAGATGCCAATTCATACCTTCCCACTTAGTGTAGACAGCTCCTCTccaataaaactgattttttctgCAGGTGACTCATTctagaaggagaaagaagagatggaAGTCACATAAAGCATGCCCCAAAGTGTTGTCCTGTATTTGTTTGAAAGGTGAGCTGCTCTTGCTTCTTGCAAGAGGAAGGAGTTTGAGATCTGCCCCTGGCTCTGTCATGTTGAGTGTTCTGCTATGTTTCTTCCAGTGAATATATAATATCCACCCTTTGGGGCAGACCAGTAAATCAGTTCCTTTTTAGTATGTAATTTGAAGAGAATGTACACATAAACTCAATTTTTGTGGGGTTCTCACACAAACCATCAGTATTTAGAATGCCAGTCTATGGAGAGAGtcaattttccaaagaaaagaaagttactCACACAGTAGCTTTTTATTCTGACAAAATCCACGGTAACGGGCACAGATTTATCACCATTTTGATTCAGTGCTTTTATCTGGTCCAGCAAATCAGCAAAGAATTTATAGCCTCCTTTAAGGACACAGAGTGCAACAATGGGATGACTTCCCATGTCTTGCATGATATCTCGAGCCAAACGCTCTGTCctgggagaaagaaggaaaaaaaaggcaattctgGAAAGTGTTCTGTGTATCAGAGCTGTTTGTGCATCTATTAAGCAATGTTCAAGTAAAAACTCTGATCTTGCTGTTAGGTTTTTATAACTAGCAAATTGTGAGCACAGCAAGTCGTAGGAAAATAAATTACGTATTTGCACAGCATAAGCAGATTTAACCCATAAACACAAATATTGCAGGATAGCTGGGCTTGAAGATAGTTGATGGAACATGGAAGCTTGACTGGGCTTGCAGAGGAATCCTCTCCATGAACCCCCTCTTATACCAGACTTTAGGACAGAAGTGTTTGGGCTGCAGGGTTTCCCTGTTTCTCATGGGCTGCACAGGGCAGGACCTCAGGCTTTTTTCATTTGGAGGGACAAAAATTGGCATCACTGTCCCTATTCTTTTCTGTTTACCCTCATACCTGTCCAGGATGAGTCCATGAGGAATGAAGACTCTTTCTAAATCCTCTTCATAATGCTTAGGAatgcaaaacagatttttgttgTAGCCACTTTCCTCATCTCTTATctgcaaggaaaagggaaatacatCTAAAACTAGCAACAAAGTCATTCAAGAAAAAGCTTCCAGTCTGTGACAGTGtgaggaaaaaattcctccccTCCAATAAtgtgtcaaaataaaaatatttctgagagtTTTTGATCTTTCTGCTAGAACAATTCACAATCTGATAACTGGAGCTGGTGGCTGAGTTGTGAATGGAGTTGTGAATGCATAACAAGTACTTTGCCCCACTCATTATGAAATCAATTCTTGGCTATCATCAACTCATTAAAAAAGCCACCCAAAATAATAACAACCTTCCCTCTTGTTCCATTTGCCCTTCTGCAGAGCTCAGTAGCTTGCTCGTGTGGTAgacaagcaaaaattaaaatgtaaggCAAGGAGATTGGGATTCCAGGTCAGCATGTCACTTTGGGGTGCTGCTCTACTTTGACCATCGTTCTCCACTGTGTAAAAGAGAAAGCTTTGCCTGCCAAGCATGATTTCACAGCTGAGCCTTTGACATTCCAGCCATTAACTCTCTCAGAGGACAGGGGAGATGGCTCACCCAAAAGGAGAAGCTTTGGGATGGCAGTGAGAAGAGGGGAAGCTGCAGAGGGTGCCCATAGCTCAGGTTTGTTCGTGCCTCGTTGATCGTGGAGAGACGCTGGCAGTGACACTGGCATGGGCTGTGCCTTGGGCTGTGCCACAGCACTGAGAGCAGCTTCAGTGAGTGCAGAGCTGCTCATGCTTTGGTGTTTGGTCAGCCCAGCTGGGCAGCTCAAAACTGGCCCATTTCTGCCTCTGGGAGGCTGCTCGTGCTGGGAATGAGATTCTGACTGAATTAGAAGCATTGGTCAAAGACAATGATTATTTGAGACTACTGGAACACATAAACACCATCTCTGTATCATTTGAAGTATCAAAAAAAAGCACCTTTAAGGATAGTCACTGACACCAGTATAAAAGTGCTGTTTGTGTTgttctgtttgggtttgttttgtctcCAAGATTCCCATGTCTATTGCATTCTACTTAACTGCAGCTTAAATGCAGTGATAATTCTCTCTGCAATTTGAGCAGCTTCTTTTGCCTAATCATGATCCTGACTGTGGTATTTAATGGACTTCAGCTTTACAATCTGCTGTTGCATTTCTAAATGCACAGCATTTCTTCTGCACAGCAAGGGGAAGGTCAGCTTTCTTACCAAAACTGAGCTTCCTGCTGCACTTGATGAGTGACACTGCAACTGCTTCAGCTCAGGTGAGGGATGAGCTTTGTCTGTGCGCATGTAACCGTGGAATAAAGGTAATCTTGAGGCACACAGATGTAAACAGTCATTACTGCTTAGAGCTAGTCTAGCAGTGCAGCTTTGTAGCTGTTACTTGGTTTAACAACTCTGCTCACTGAGAATCTTGGGTACAAACAATATCTGCTGCAATATCCTCTGTCTGAAGCATTTCTTAAAGCCTAATGGAAGGTTCAAAACCAGAACTTGAAGGACTGCATCAGTTTGAGCACCACAGCAACCACCCTTACAGGCTCATTAAAGCCTTTGCTTTGTGGCATATTGCTGAATACTACAGTGACAGCCCATAATACTAAAGAAATCTACTAAACTATCATACAAAATCATTAAATTTTTAACTCATGAGTTTACAACTTGAGGAATTAATTGTTTCATTTAGTTTCAGTATCATCTGTTGTTCAATTACTGATGTCGATTTCTGAGtttcagaaaaaacaacaaaatgaacTACAGCAATTTTGTACAGTAGAGGAATTCATAAGTATTGTTTCATCAGCACAGAATGAAAGAATATGAATATAGCTATGTTAAAGTCAAATAATGTCATGCATTTGTAGAAAAGTGAGTCTATCAAGATGCCTCTGCTCTGAAAGCCATCTTTTCTGCCAAGTAAATAGAAGAAACACAGTCAGTATTTCTAATGTTCTGCTATTTTTGCTAAAGCTGACCTTTCCCCCCCTTCAGCCAAAGCCCCCTCCAGGCAAATAACCAAACACAAGGACATTTTGCTTTCTTACCTGCAGTCCATGAGCCATAATTCCCTCTTtgagctgtgctcctgcagaaTGAGTTGGTGTTACTACCACAGTTTGGCTTGCTCTGTTTTAATCTTCCAGTCAGATCATGACTTGCTTCTCAAAGGTAAAAATTGTCATCTTTCCTGCAGGAAGTATTACTTCCTTCTGCTAATGCAATGACATCACAATCCCAGGTTCTTACCTAATCAGATTAACTAGAAATAAAATGGGTTGGAGCCCTGGTGTAACCAATGAGAGTAAAGATGTGGGGAATGAGGGAGATGCAAAAGGGAAGCTTGTGAGTCAAATTAAAGGGAAGGACTAGGCAGAATAGTGGGGTTTTTAACTGCAAACACACATCAGATCAATCAAACCTACAGAGGCTGTAGCAGGTGGTGAATCAGTGGTGTATGTGTACAAGGCTGCCCCAAGGATTTTCTGAATCCCCAGATTTATTCGGTCAAGCACTAGGGGAAGTACTACAACTTTTCTCAACCACACCTGAAATAAAACTTCTCCAGTATGTGGATAATTTACTTCTCTCAGGAGAAGATGAAAAGAAGGCTCAGGAATCCACTATAGCATTATTAAATTTTCTGGGAAACCAAGGACTGAGGGTATCAAAGGGGAAACTTCAATTTGTAGGATGTGAGGTAAAATACTTAGGACATATAATTTCTCAAGGGAACCAGAGACTGAATCCTGAAAGAATTAAGGGGATAGTCTCACTCCTGCAAGCGAAAACCAAGAGAGAGATTAGCAGACTTTTAGACTTGTTGGGATATTGTAGGCTGTGGGTCAAAGGGTACACTCAGGCCCTCAAGCTCTCGTATGAAAAGCTAGTAGAAGGTGAGATTGGGAGGAGAAAAGATGAGCAGAAGTTTGAagatttaaaacagaaattagtCAGTGCACTGGCATTGAGCCTTCCTGCCTTAGACAAACCTTTCTATCTGCTTGTGGCTGTAGAAAACAGGGAGTGTTAGCACAGGACTGGGGAGGCTCCAGGAAACCAGTGGCCTGTCTGTGAGAAATGGAATTACAGAGGATTCTCAAAGTCTGACTGAAAGCTCACATAGTCTCAAACATCTGTTTGCAAACTCAGAGATAAGGTCTGCTGACTGAGCTATGCCATGGAATAGAGAAGGTGTTCTTGAGAGAGACTGAACTGGAAACAAGTTTCAAACCATGGCCTTGCAAACAAACCAGGTATTTTGGAGAATCAGAACTGGGAAAGATGCATTACTGCAACACTCTTGGaatttttacttctctttttgcTGCCTAAGTCAGTTCTTGATGACAAATAAGCAACTTTCtatgcagaaaacaaacatcTCTTGGAGTACACAGAATTACAAAGCTGCCACAGTTAAAATCACttggggaagcagcagaacacagAGATGGACAGAACCATTTGGAAAGAAATATCTGCAAGCTTACTCATGTGTCTGCAGTTCTGCAGCACAAAAGTAGCAGCTTTGATGAGTTCCTCGTCCTGAGATTCTGTCAATACCTGAATCATAAGTGGCAGACCATTGTTCTGAAGCAGCTCACACTGGTTTTCTTCTAGAACAAGACATGGTAAAGGAGAATAGGTTGGTTTTAACCCCACACACCTTAACCTTACATTCATTTTAGGAGCCAATACTGGCAACTTTCTCTAAGTTTCTgtagaaaaagagattttcatTAGAGACTCGAGCCTGCTGCATTGACAGCAGGAGAGCTTTACATCACACAGGATGATTTGACCAGAACTCAGatttctgtaagaaaacaaaaggatgaCTGAGACAAATTACAGGATGGAGGTCCAAGCTCATTTAATTGTGGCCTAAAACATTGAAATAATGACtcctgtatttcttttcttccattaCCAGCTCCTGGAGTAGATAAGCTACATTTCTCTGAGGTCTGAGATGCAGAAATATCAAAATCTCAAGGTTTATAATTAGCATAATAAAATTAGTACTTTAATCCTGGTCTATCCAATCTGTTCCTCCTAATTTATTAGGTAGTTAGATAAATTTTTATTGTGATCTCATTTGCATATGTATTCATATAACTGATAACTTGCTAAAAATAGTTCTTTctggtttaaaattaaataaaaaagcaataaaaaaatgaaacatttttattttgacagtGTGTACGTTTTTAGAGAAACCTTTATCAGCTCCAGCACGGAGCCAGAGAGAGTTGAATAAGCTGTGACACACAGAGTATCTGCCATAAAAAGAGCAGGGGACAAGcccttcctggcactgggaacacCACTGCTGGTCCAATGCTGCTGAGGCCCAGTCCTGTCACACACCAACTGCTCTGAAACTACACTCAGAACTAGTCCAGGTTTCTGCTTTTAAACTTTTGTGAATTTCCCCTTGAAGCTCTTACGGCAGAAGCGTGAGACACTGTGATAAACGGGCCCGGAGACCAGCTCCTTTTAACAAGGCCTTTATtaaacaggacagctctggggtgggggcccGAGGGGTCGCGCACACCGCCTCTGCTCCCACTTGGACACCGCAGAAGAGGAGGATCCGTGCAGCTTTGTCactagggcagagctgggccttccTTCCTCACGGGAGTCCCCGGGAAGACTCGTTCTCTTGGCCTCATAGCCTAGGGTGTCATCCCAGTCGAGTCCCCTCGTGGTTATGTCGGCCTCTGGAGGGAAGTCAGGGGACTCCTTTGGGTCTTCCTAGTTAGATGgtactgtttttattccttcccttttgtgtCGCTCGTTGTCTCGGGGTTTTTTCCAGTCTGGGTGCGTCCCATGAGTCTCTGGTCTCTCTCTCGTTTACATGAAAGTCCTtatgtcatcctcctcctcagggcccaACTGAACAATGTACAGCAACTTGGGGCAGGGGTACAGTGTTGCCATGTGGGAGTCTAGGAGCAgagggggcagggcctggctgaacacggaacaagaaacacagggtacagcaacttgggacagggggcagggcctggctgaacacggaacaagaaacacagggtacagcaacttgggacaggggtacaaggtaagtaaacctgggacaggggtacaaggcaacttgggacaggggtacaaggtaagtaaacctgggacaggggtacaaggtaagtaaacctgggacaggggtacaaggtaagtaagGGGTTTACAAACAGTAATATGGTAACAATATTCGAATTATTCTTAACAATATCCCCCCTCTTATATTTTGATCGGGCTCTAGCCCGCATCAACCTTTAACTTCTGGCTCTTGGAAATATTTCTCTCTTAATTCTTCCTCAAAGCAGAGCCAGGATTCTCCTACAGGGCATTCTCCGAGCAGGCGTTGCCTAAATGAGGCAGTATGTCTAGTAATCCAATATGTCTTTCCCTCCTCCTGGCAGGTTTCCAGTTGGGTATGATCAAAACAGGTGGGATTGATGTTGGTGTGGACTCTCATCAGTGATCCTAGATCCTCTCCATCATATAGGGGATAGTAGCACTTTGTACATGCTTCTCCACC
The window above is part of the Poecile atricapillus isolate bPoeAtr1 chromosome 34, bPoeAtr1.hap1, whole genome shotgun sequence genome. Proteins encoded here:
- the LOC131590707 gene encoding hypoxanthine-guanine phosphoribosyltransferase-like isoform X2; amino-acid sequence: MAHGLQIRDEESGYNKNLFCIPKHYEEDLERVFIPHGLILDRTERLARDIMQDMGSHPIVALCVLKGGYKFFADLLDQIKALNQNGDKSVPVTVDFVRIKSYCNESPAEKISFIGEELSTLSGKNVLVVEDIIETGRTMKALLSKIKDKKPRMVKVVSLLVKRTCQSPGYRPDYRGFEIPDKSVVGYALDYNEYFRDLNHICILKENAKEKYRM
- the LOC131590707 gene encoding hypoxanthine-guanine phosphoribosyltransferase-like isoform X1, which produces MLTWNPNLLIRDEESGYNKNLFCIPKHYEEDLERVFIPHGLILDRTERLARDIMQDMGSHPIVALCVLKGGYKFFADLLDQIKALNQNGDKSVPVTVDFVRIKSYCNESPAEKISFIGEELSTLSGKNVLVVEDIIETGRTMKALLSKIKDKKPRMVKVVSLLVKRTCQSPGYRPDYRGFEIPDKSVVGYALDYNEYFRDLNHICILKENAKEKYRM